One window from the genome of Amaranthus tricolor cultivar Red isolate AtriRed21 chromosome 9, ASM2621246v1, whole genome shotgun sequence encodes:
- the LOC130824498 gene encoding glucan endo-1,3-beta-glucosidase 11-like isoform X2, protein MSYRVSPDYVECLGINYGQVGNNLPPPETVLSLITSLKLTKARIYDTNPQVLKTFANSGVDLIVTIENNMLNTLMDPQQAFQWVTTHIKPYFPATKITAIAVGNEIFTDDNTSLTSYIVPAMISVHNALTQLGLNSYIQVFSPTSAGVLQESYPPSAGSFKPELIGVMTQFLHFLQSTNSSFWVNAYPYFAYKDDPTLIPLDYVLFNPNSGMVDPITKLHYDNMLYAQVDAVIFAISRMGFGGLDIRVSETGWPAMGDPNEIGATVENAATYNKNLVRRQLANEGTPLRPNNRLEVYVFALFNEDMKPGPTSERNYGLFQPDCRMAYNVGLSNLDRQHSSNPSTSISLISSASKVANKRYQSLVHWMFVYLLSLHVLMRRQT, encoded by the exons ATGTCTTACAGAGTCAGCCCAG ATTACGTCGAATGTTTGGGAATAAACTATGGTCAAGTAGGCAACAACTTACCTCCACCGGAAACCGTATTATCCCTCATTACATCATTAAAACTCACAAAGGCAAGAATCTACGATACAAACCCACAAGTCTTAAAAACATTTGCCAATTCAGGGGTAGACCTAATTGTCACTATTGAAAATAACATGCTAAACACCCTAATGGACCCTCAACAAGCCTTCCAATGGGTTACTACCCACATTAAACCCTACTTTCCCGCCACCAAAATCACCGCCATTGCCGTCGGTAATGAAATTTTTACCGACGACAATACGTCCTTAACCTCCTACATCGTACCTGCTATGATAAGTGTTCATAACGCGTTAACTCAACTCGGCCTCAACTCGTACATTCAAGTATTTTCCCCTACATCAGCTGGTGTGTTACAAGAGTCTTACCCACCTTCCGCCGGGTCATTTAAGCCGGAATTAATCGGAGTTATGACCCAATTTTTGCACTTCTTACAAAGTACAAATTCATCATTTTGGGTCAATGCGTACCCTTATTTTGCATATAAAGATGACCCCACACTtattccacttgactatgttttgtTCAACCCTAATTCAGGAATGGTTGATCCTATCACAAAACTACATTATGATAACATGTTATATGCTCAAGTTGATGCCGTTATTTTCGCAATTTCACGAATGGGGTTTGGTGGGTTAGATATACGGGTTTCAGAAACCGGGTGGCCCGCAATGGGTGACCCGAATGAGATTGGAGCTACAGTTGAAAATGCAGCAACTTATAATAAAAATCTTGTTAGAAGACAATTGGCTAATGAAGGAACACCCTTGAGACCTAATAATAGGCTTGAAGTATATGTTTTTGCTCTATTTAATGAAGATATGAAGCCTGGACCCACATCTGAGAGGAATTATGGGTTATTTCAACCTGATTGTAGAATGGCTTACAATGTTGGTCTATCTAATCTTGATCGTCAACACTCTTCTAATCCTTCTACTTCTATCTCTTTGATATCTTCTGCCTCTAAg GTAGCAAACAAAAGATATCAAAGCTTAGTCCACTGGATGTTTGTATATTTGCTATCTTTACATGTTCTTATGAGAAGACAAACGTAA
- the LOC130824498 gene encoding glucan endo-1,3-beta-glucosidase 11-like isoform X1 has product MKLLFGYGISYTFHLLLLLISFSIPDYVECLGINYGQVGNNLPPPETVLSLITSLKLTKARIYDTNPQVLKTFANSGVDLIVTIENNMLNTLMDPQQAFQWVTTHIKPYFPATKITAIAVGNEIFTDDNTSLTSYIVPAMISVHNALTQLGLNSYIQVFSPTSAGVLQESYPPSAGSFKPELIGVMTQFLHFLQSTNSSFWVNAYPYFAYKDDPTLIPLDYVLFNPNSGMVDPITKLHYDNMLYAQVDAVIFAISRMGFGGLDIRVSETGWPAMGDPNEIGATVENAATYNKNLVRRQLANEGTPLRPNNRLEVYVFALFNEDMKPGPTSERNYGLFQPDCRMAYNVGLSNLDRQHSSNPSTSISLISSASKVANKRYQSLVHWMFVYLLSLHVLMRRQT; this is encoded by the exons ATGAAGTTATTATTTGGTTATGGAATAAGCTATACATTCCACTTATTGCTTCTCCTCATCTCTTTCTCAATTCCTG ATTACGTCGAATGTTTGGGAATAAACTATGGTCAAGTAGGCAACAACTTACCTCCACCGGAAACCGTATTATCCCTCATTACATCATTAAAACTCACAAAGGCAAGAATCTACGATACAAACCCACAAGTCTTAAAAACATTTGCCAATTCAGGGGTAGACCTAATTGTCACTATTGAAAATAACATGCTAAACACCCTAATGGACCCTCAACAAGCCTTCCAATGGGTTACTACCCACATTAAACCCTACTTTCCCGCCACCAAAATCACCGCCATTGCCGTCGGTAATGAAATTTTTACCGACGACAATACGTCCTTAACCTCCTACATCGTACCTGCTATGATAAGTGTTCATAACGCGTTAACTCAACTCGGCCTCAACTCGTACATTCAAGTATTTTCCCCTACATCAGCTGGTGTGTTACAAGAGTCTTACCCACCTTCCGCCGGGTCATTTAAGCCGGAATTAATCGGAGTTATGACCCAATTTTTGCACTTCTTACAAAGTACAAATTCATCATTTTGGGTCAATGCGTACCCTTATTTTGCATATAAAGATGACCCCACACTtattccacttgactatgttttgtTCAACCCTAATTCAGGAATGGTTGATCCTATCACAAAACTACATTATGATAACATGTTATATGCTCAAGTTGATGCCGTTATTTTCGCAATTTCACGAATGGGGTTTGGTGGGTTAGATATACGGGTTTCAGAAACCGGGTGGCCCGCAATGGGTGACCCGAATGAGATTGGAGCTACAGTTGAAAATGCAGCAACTTATAATAAAAATCTTGTTAGAAGACAATTGGCTAATGAAGGAACACCCTTGAGACCTAATAATAGGCTTGAAGTATATGTTTTTGCTCTATTTAATGAAGATATGAAGCCTGGACCCACATCTGAGAGGAATTATGGGTTATTTCAACCTGATTGTAGAATGGCTTACAATGTTGGTCTATCTAATCTTGATCGTCAACACTCTTCTAATCCTTCTACTTCTATCTCTTTGATATCTTCTGCCTCTAAg GTAGCAAACAAAAGATATCAAAGCTTAGTCCACTGGATGTTTGTATATTTGCTATCTTTACATGTTCTTATGAGAAGACAAACGTAA
- the LOC130824499 gene encoding uncharacterized protein LOC130824499, which yields MEREIQIDEEEEQEEEPTTPIGINISRQSSTRSHEEQGEQQQQRQARGKRVNFQTIDEDEPVRQPFPAMPPPSGRAVSHVWSYFTKEPTENPDIFLCTCQICESQGVKPLVSYSFARGKYFLSFLYILTYIIH from the exons atggaaagagaaatacaaattgacgaagaagaagaacaagaagaggaaccaacgaccccaattgggataaatatatctcgacagtcatcaacaagatcacatgaagaacaaggagaacaacaacaacaaagacaagctcgtggtaaacgagtcaatttccaaactattg atgaagatgaaccagtaagacaaccttttccggcaatgccacctcctagtggtagagctgtttcacatgtgtggtcgtatttcacaaaagaaccaaccgagaatccagatattttcttatgcacttgtcaaatttgtgaaagtcaaggagtaaagcccttagtttcatacagtttcgccagaggtaaatactttttaagttttttatacatactgacatacataatacattga
- the LOC130824500 gene encoding AAA-ATPase At4g25835-like codes for MREFWTSLASLMGVLAFCQSLLTTIFPPSFRYSFLKFLYTISSYFSSYCYFDITEIDGVNTNELYNSVQLYLSSTAAATAASAGRLSLTRSVNSSAVTFGLAHNDTLFDSFNGVSVQWEHIVTQRPPQSFSWRPVPDEKRGFTLRVKKGSKNMVLGPYLDHIMDRAGEIRRQNQDRYLYTNSRGGSMDAARPGHPWESVPFKHPSTFDTLAIEPRRKAEIMADLKEFANGESFYRSTGRAWKRGYLLYGPPGTGKSSMIAAMANYLNYDIYDLEITEVGSNSELRKLLMKTTSKSIIVIEDIDCSIDLSDRQSKERSKNRQLLYSHHGLDDGPTRPGSVTLSGLLNFTDGLWSCCGSERIFVFTTNHVEKLDPALLRSGRMDMHIHLSYCSFEALKILVKNYLGLEEGDIEMETLNEFERVVDKARMTPADVSEVLIRHRREKMKALKELLEELKKRMEGKNGRRALNSSFDDQEEEKRELEMMHGGGGGGGGVGGDQEEKEKEGNVMLEDNFCSMETHNEDNKKCN; via the coding sequence atgagAGAATTTTGGACTTCATTAGCTTCATTAATGGGTGTTTTAGCTTTTTGTCAAAGTCTCTTAACAACCATTTTCCCACCTTCATTTCGCTACTCTTTTCTGAAATTCTTATACACAATTTCCAGTTACTTCTCTTCTTATTGTTACTTTGACATTACAGAAATTGACGGCGTTAACACTAACGAATTGTATAACTCCGTTCAACTCTATCTTAGCTCCACCGCAGCCGCCACCGCTGCTTCTGCCGGAAGATTGAGTTTAACTCGCTCTGTTAACTCCTCCGCCGTTACTTTTGGGTTGGCCCACAATGACACACTGTTTGATTCTTTTAACGGCGTTTCAGTTCAGTGGGAGCACATTGTAACCCAAAGACCCCCACAATCCTTCTCATGGAGACCCGTACCCGATGAAAAACGCGGGTTTACTCTTCGGGTCAAAAAAGGGTCCAAAAATATGGTGTTGGGTCCGTATTTGGATCACATCATGGATCGAGCCGGAGAAATTCGGAGACAGAATCAGGATAGGTATTTATATACCAATTCCCGGGGCGGGTCCATGGACGCGGCCCGACCGGGTCACCCGTGGGAATCGGTTCCCTTTAAGCACCCGTCCACGTTTGATACGCTGGCGATCGAACCGAGACGGAAAGCAGAGATCATGGCTGATCTCAAGGAGTTTGCTAACGGGGAATCATTTTATCGCTCAACAGGCCGGGCCTGGAAGCGTGGATATTTACTGTACGGCCCGCCCGGGACTGGAAAGTCTAGTATGATAGCAGCGATGGCTAATTACCTTAATTACGACATATACGATCTTGAGATTACTGAAGTGGGGTCCAATTCTGAGCTAAGAAAACTTCTCATGAAGACAACTTCGAAATCGATTATTGTTATCGAGGATATCGACTGCTCGATCGATTTGTCTGATCGACAATCGAAAGAGCGGTCGAAAAACCGTCAATTACTCTACTCCCATCACGGGCTTGACGACGGGCCAACCAGGCCCGGGTCGGTAACACTGTCGGGCTTGCTGAATTTTACCGACGGGTTATGGTCATGTTGTGGGAGTGAAAGGATATTTGTGTTTACAACGAACCATGTGGAGAAACTTGATCCTGCATTGCTTAGGAGTGGAAGAATGGATATGCACATTCATTTGAGTTATTGTTCATTTGAAGCATTGAAGATTTTAGTGAAGAATTATTTGGGGTTAGAGGAAGGTGATATCGAAATGGAGACGTTGAACGAGTTCGAGAGGGTGGTGGACAAGGCGAGGATGACTCCGGCCGATGTGAGCGAGGTTTTGATTAGGCATAGGAGGGAAAAAATGAAGGCATTGAAGGAACTATTGGAGGAGTTGAAGAAAAGAATGGAGGGTAAAAATGGAAGAAGAGCCTTAAATTCGAGTTTTGATGAtcaagaagaagagaaaagagaGCTTGAAATGATGCATGGCGGTGGCGGCGGCGGCGGTGGTGTTGGTGGTGATCAagaggagaaggagaaagagggCAATGTGATGTTGGAAGATAATTTTTGTTCAATGGAAACTCATAATGAAGATAATAAAAAGTGTAACTAG
- the LOC130823374 gene encoding uncharacterized protein LOC130823374 codes for MMLIIFGYTNDLCIALQRKEQDIVNAIRLVSTTKNVLQKMRDEGWDNLLKKAITFCTKHEIDVPSMDAHYVPQGRGRRFVQQATNLHHFMVGIFLEVIDLHLQELDNCFNEINMELLTCMVSLSPQGNFSSFDKEKILKLASLYPEEFSCNDLTALDLQLDVFLDAMLNDERFHDLKDINSLSMMLVETKRHETFPLIHLLIKLMLILPVATTSVERVFSAMTYVKSKLRNSMGDQLMNDCLVTFIEKEVFLYVSDEMIIDRFKSMKTRRMNL; via the coding sequence ATGATGTTGATTATCTTTGGCTACACTAATGATTTATGTATTGCTTTACAAAGAAAGGAACAAGATATTGTTAATGCCATTAGACTTGTTAGTACTACAAAAaatgtgttgcaaaagatgagaGATGAAGGATGGGATAATCTCTTAAAAAAAGCTATTACATTTTGTACTAAACACGAGATTGATGTTCCATCTATGGATGCTCATTATGTGCCTCAAGGAAGAGGAAGACGTTTTGTTCAACAAGCTACAAATCTACATCATTTTATGGTTGGAATCTTTTTGGAAGTAATTGATTTGCATCTTCAAGAGCTTGATAACTGTTTTAATGAGATTAACATGGAGTTACTTACATGCATGGTCTCTCTAAGTCCTCAAGGTAACTTTTCATCTTTTGATAAAGAGAAGATACTTAAACTTGCTTCTTTATATCCCGAGGAGTTTTCATGTAATGATTTAACGGCTCTTGATCTTCAACTCGATGTGTTCTTGGATGCTATGTTAAACGATGAAAGATTTCATGATTTGAAAGATATCAATTCTCTTTCCATGATGCTTGTTGAAACAAAGAGACATGAGACATTTCCTCTTATACATTTGCTAATCAAGttgatgttgattcttcctGTTGCTACGACAAGTGTAGAAAGAGTGTTTTCCGCAATGACATATGTCAAAAGTAAGTTGAGAAATAGCATGGGTGATCAACTTATGAATGATTGTTTGGTTACTTTTATTGAGAAGGAAGTGTTTCTATATGTTTCCGATgaaatgattattgatcgttttaAAAGTATGAAGACTCGAAggatgaatttgtaa
- the LOC130823376 gene encoding uncharacterized protein LOC130823376: MSSSSSSKKSKAEDKQPNLREFLFKRMKSQGSFNETIDSPPSPLSSPPTQDVNMERGGSSACDEPLDDDCDEPLDDDWVYDVELLPHDPGLRKNIMDYPPNERNPVRRAYILKKPFQPKTQVSPQKQVSGLRRFSVNWFKKWDWLEYSVEKDAAFCFACYLFKRDVEIYNGGDAFVNGGSKWWNKPDRFQKHVGGVKSAHNVAYEKYVNLRDAKKTSIEVVFDNASQAQMDSYHIRLNASLTCLRFLLGQGLAFRRHDESEESNSRGNFLELLKWLGEKVDEVKQHTFQNGPKNCQLTSPKIQKDIINCCAKETTKHIIEEVGDGYFSILADESSDVSQKEQLALVLRFVKRESGSVVERFLGIVHVGDTTALSLKDAIFSLLMEYSLSPSMIRGQGYDGASNMRGEINGLKSLIMTPRAYYIHCFAHQLQLALVAVAKKNDSCGWLFEVLANLLNVVGASCKRRDMIRKKQAQVVAQALEVGEIESGSGLNQERGLSGPGDTRWGSHYKCLINITNLFPSIIEVLEWIGKHGTSDDKFKAQIVLGFLESFDFVLWLI; this comes from the coding sequence aTGTCAAGTAGTTCAAGTTCAAAGAAGTCAAAAGCCGAGGATAAACAACCCAATCTTCGTGAATTCttgtttaaaagaatgaaatcccAAGGATCATTTAACGAAACCATTGACTCTCCTCCTTctcctttaagttcccctccAACTCAAGATGTTAATATGGAAAGAGGTGGTTCAAGTGCTTGTGATGAACCATTGGATGATGATTGTGATGAACCATTGGATGATGATTGGGTGTATGATGTTGAACTTCTTCCTCATGACCCGGGATTGAGAAAAAACATAATGGATTATCCCCCAAATGAAAGAAATCCGGTTAGGAGagcttatattcttaaaaaacctTTCCAACCAAAAACACAAGTTTCCCCTCAAAAACAAGTAAGTGGTTTACGCCGTTTTAGTGTCAATTGGTTCAAAAAATGGGATTGGCTTGAATATAGTGTTGAAAAAGATGCCGCATTTTGCTTTGCTTGTTATTTGTTCAAGAGGGATGTTGAAATTTACAATGGGGGTGATGCATTTGTTAATGGAGGGTCTAAATGGTGGAATAAACCGGATAGGTTTCAAAAGCATGTTGGTGGAGTTAAAAGTGCTCATAATGTTGCTTATGAGAAATATGTGAATCTAAGAGATGCAAAAAAGACATCAATTGAAGTTGTGTTTGATAATGCGAGTCAAGCTCAAATGGATTCATATCATATTCGTTTGAATGCATCCTTAACTTGTTTGAGATTTCTTTTGGGCCAAGGTTTGGCATTCCGGAGACATGATGAAAGTGAGGAGTCAAATAGTAGGGGTAACTTTCTTgagcttttgaagtggttaggggAGAAGGTTGACGAAGTCAAACAACATACTTTCCAAAATGGACCCAAAAATTGTCAATTGACATCtcccaaaattcaaaaagacattATCAATTGTTGTGCAAAGGAGACTACCAAGCACATAATAGAAGAGGTTGGAGATGGTTACTTTTCTATTTTGGCCGATGAATCAAGTGATGTGTCTCAAAAAGAACAACTAGCTCTTGTTTTGCGGTTTGTTAAAAGAGAAAGTGGATCGGTAGTGGAACGCTTTTTAGGCATTGTACATGTGGGTGACACTACCGCTTTATCTCTTAAAGATGCAATTTTTTCCTTACTTATGGAATATTCATTGAGTCCATCCATGATAAGAGGTCAAGGGTATGATGGGGCGAGTAACATGAGAGGTGAAATCAATGGCCTTAAGAGTTTGATTATGACTCCAAGAGCCTACTACATTCATTGTTTTGCACATCAACTACAACTAGCTCTAGTTGCGGTTGCTAAAAAGAATGATAGTTGTGGTTGGCTTTTTGAAGTACTTGCAAACTTGTTGAATGTGGTTGGAGCTTCTTGTAAGAGAAGAGACATGATTCGAAAAAAGCAAGCTCAAGTAGTGGCTCAAGCattggaagtgggggaaattgAAAGTGGATCGGGTTTAAATCAAGAACGTGGTTTGAGTGGGCCGGGAGATACACGTTGGGGATCTCATTACAAGTGTCTAATAAATATCACGAACTTGTTTCCTTCAATTATTGAAGTACTTGAATGGATTGGAAAACATGGCACTTCGGACGATAAGTTCAAAGCTCAAATTGTTTTGGGATTTTTGGAGTCATTCGATTTTGTTTTGTGGCTCATATGA